Proteins from a single region of Seriola aureovittata isolate HTS-2021-v1 ecotype China chromosome 9, ASM2101889v1, whole genome shotgun sequence:
- the LOC130174276 gene encoding uncharacterized protein LOC130174276 isoform X1 yields the protein MKVCQILICCFFLSLQEGNTAQTSVYPGTEGGNVTVSCRYPALGTWKYFCKGEYGRWDILVETIDDTAQRGRYSIRYVQEPRAAVLDVTITQLTKSDSGRYGCGLDRTELLYKAFEVIVVDASASPAFPVTHRVMLYVGLTLVVMVILLLVAWLIFCRKRICKPEEPPVESEYASVKEANPTYEEIREVERQSRSPPEGISSVYAYTKYTNPN from the exons ATGAAAGTCTGTCAAATTTTGAtctgctgcttcttcctct ctctgcaggaaggaaacactgcacagacCTCTGTCTATCCAGGCACTGAAGGAGGAAATGTCACAGTTTCATGCCGTTACCCTGCACTGGGAACATGGAAGTACTTCTGTAAGGGCGAATATGGAAGATGGGACATTCTCGTTGAAACAATAGATGACACAGCTCAGAGAGGCAGATACAGCATCAGATATGTCCAAGAACCTCGCGCTGCCGTTCTCGATGTGACCATCACACAGCTGACCAAGTCTGACTCAGGACGGTACGGTTGTGGTCTGGACAGAACTGAGCTTTTATACAAAGCGTTTGAAGTCATCGTTGTAGATG catcGGCCTCACCAGCTTTCCCTGTCACACACC GTGTGATGCTGTATGTGGGCCTGActctggttgtcatggttatcCTATTATTAGTGGCTTGGCTCATATTCTGCAGAAAGAGGATATGTAAACCTGAGG aaccTCCCGTGGAAAGTGAGTATGCTTCTGTCAAAGAG GCCAACCCAACGTACGAGGAGatcagagaggtggagagacagagcaggtcTCCTCCTGAGGGAATCTCTTCAGTTTATGCTTACACCAAATATACCAATCCAAACTGA
- the LOC130174276 gene encoding uncharacterized protein LOC130174276 isoform X2, protein MKVCQILICCFFLSLQEGNTAQTSVYPGTEGGNVTVSCRYPALGTWKYFCKGEYGRWDILVETIDDTAQRGRYSIRYVQEPRAAVLDVTITQLTKSDSGRYGCGLDRTELLYKAFEVIVVDASASPAFPVTHQPPVESEYASVKEANPTYEEIREVERQSRSPPEGISSVYAYTKYTNPN, encoded by the exons ATGAAAGTCTGTCAAATTTTGAtctgctgcttcttcctct ctctgcaggaaggaaacactgcacagacCTCTGTCTATCCAGGCACTGAAGGAGGAAATGTCACAGTTTCATGCCGTTACCCTGCACTGGGAACATGGAAGTACTTCTGTAAGGGCGAATATGGAAGATGGGACATTCTCGTTGAAACAATAGATGACACAGCTCAGAGAGGCAGATACAGCATCAGATATGTCCAAGAACCTCGCGCTGCCGTTCTCGATGTGACCATCACACAGCTGACCAAGTCTGACTCAGGACGGTACGGTTGTGGTCTGGACAGAACTGAGCTTTTATACAAAGCGTTTGAAGTCATCGTTGTAGATG catcGGCCTCACCAGCTTTCCCTGTCACACACC aaccTCCCGTGGAAAGTGAGTATGCTTCTGTCAAAGAG GCCAACCCAACGTACGAGGAGatcagagaggtggagagacagagcaggtcTCCTCCTGAGGGAATCTCTTCAGTTTATGCTTACACCAAATATACCAATCCAAACTGA